A genomic window from Triplophysa dalaica isolate WHDGS20190420 chromosome 24, ASM1584641v1, whole genome shotgun sequence includes:
- the cdkn1bb gene encoding cyclin dependent kinase inhibitor 1Bb has product MSDVRLSSASPTMERMGARLSDQPKPSACRNLFGPVDHEELKKDFQRHMKATEDAAADAWNFDFSAHTPRTGGRFRWEALDISAVPGFYSRSARRKGSNANICSPGNNHNDINVDLNGNHDCPVAEETAETPESPGDQRKRPSCLDSSCHSKRAHICVEEVTRTPRKPQKPRRHPSPTTT; this is encoded by the exons ATGTCCGACGTGCGCTTGTCTAGCGCCAGTCCGACGATGGAGCGCATGGGTGCGCGGCTGTCCGATCAGCCCAAGCCGTCGGCGTGTCGAAACCTGTTCGGCCCGGTGGATCACGAAGAGTTAAAGAAGGATTTCCAGCGTCACATGAAGGCGACGGAGGACGCGGCGGCGGACGCGTGGAACTTTGACTTCTCCGCGCACACGCCGCGAACCGGCGGGCGGTTCCGTTGGGAAGCGCTGGACATCAGCGCGGTGCCCGGATTCTACAGCAGGTCGGCGCGGAGAAAGGGATCAAATGCTAATATTTGCTCTCCTGGGAATAATCACAATGATATTAATGTGGATTTAAACGGGAATCACGACTGTCCGGTGGCGGAGGAGACCGCGGAGACGCCCGAATCACCCGGAGATCAGAGGAAAAGACCATCCTGCCTCG actCGTCGTGTCACAGTAAACGCGCGCACATCTGTGTGGAAGAAGTGACCCGGACGCCCAGAAAACCCCAAAAACCCCGGAGACACCCAAGCCCGACAACCACATAA